One region of Armigeres subalbatus isolate Guangzhou_Male chromosome 3, GZ_Asu_2, whole genome shotgun sequence genomic DNA includes:
- the LOC134223430 gene encoding uncharacterized protein LOC134223430, which produces MSSLIGTVDHYVRGSSFSDYMERMNILFILNNISDSNKKNLFITLSGPVIFEEVKLIFPGATIASIDYTQMVNKLKERLDKTKPNMLYRHKFNSRMQGIDEPAENYVLALKLLASQCGFGGHKDEAIKDKIIFGMRDEELKHTLLMKDNMKLEEVEELVVRTELAKLRAKEVKERDDEHRSVNSVKYRLGNRAGDRAMRNDSGRPVTNGYGMRYRSRSRSPDREYKRFASSMYGRRLDNRTRRDYPENRGYRSENPHANVICNYCKKRGHVKRNCFKLTHRRTVNFVEKEEEEETEEQIETYDFKRLNIRDSEEEEHDYPCMMISAGRRHNEPCLVEVMIENNRIKMEIDCGSAVTVISLAMYRKHFAHIQVAYCTSRLVVVNGQQLNIFGKIFVNVNVNNIQHLVHLIVLDDMRSFVPLFGRNWLDLFYPGWRNVFGSSVAVNKLNDDQQSFTMGFEADLVLKEERPVFRKAYEVPFKLKDKVIEHLESLERQNIITPIQIQHQGSQKSTTHHSITTNGDKNSCADSARKTIQENKRFG; this is translated from the exons ATGTCTTCTTTGATCGGTACGGTAGATCACTATGTGCGTGGATCTAGTTTCAGTGATTACATGGAGCGaatgaatattttatttattttgaataatatttcggaCAGCAATAAGAAAAATCTCTTTATTACGCTAAGTGGCCCAGTAATTTTTGAAGAGGTGAAGCTTATTTTTCCGGGAGCTACCATTGCATCAATCGATTATACTCAAATGGTGAACAAATTGAAAGAGCGGTTAGATAAAACAAAACCTAACATGCTGTATAGGCATAAATTTAATTCTCGCATGCAAGGTATTGATGAACCTGCGGAAAATTATGTTTTAGCTCTCAAGTTGTTGGCAAGCCAGTGTGGTTTCGGTGGGCATAAAGATGAAGCTATTAAGGATAAGATTATTTTCGGGATGAGGGATGAAGAGTTAAAACATACTTTATTAATGAAGGATAACATGAAGTTGGAAGAGGTTGAGGAATTGGTTGTACGCACAGAATTGGCGAAGCTCAGAGCAAAAGAGGTAAAAGAGCGGGATGATGAACATAGGAGTGTAAACTCTGTCAAATATCGTTTAGGTAATAGAGCTGGCGATAGAGCAATGCGGAATGATAGTGGTAGACCAGTTACAAATGGATATGGCATGCGGTATCGTAGTCGTAGTAGATCCCCAGATAGAGAATACAAACGGTTTGCTAGTAGCATGTATGGTCGCAGGCTTGACAATAGAACGAGAAGGGACTATCCGGAGAACCGTGGTTACAGATCAGAAAATCCGCATGCTAATGTTATTTGCAATTATTGCAAAAAGAGGGGTCATGTGAAACGAAATTGTTTCAAGCTTACACATCGTCGTACGGTCAATTTtgtagaaaaagaagaagaagaagaaaccgaAGAGCAAATTGAAACTTATGATTTTAAGCGGTTAAATATCAGAGACTCGGAAGAAGAGGAACATGATTATCCATGCATGATGATTTCGGCAGGAAGAAGACATAATGAGCCGTGTCTTGTAGAAGTGATGATTGAAAATAACAGAataaaaatggaaattgattGTGGGTCGGCAGTCACAGTAATAAGTTTGGCGATGTATAGAAAGCATTTTGCCCATATTCAGGTAGCTTATTGTACCAGTAGATTAGTGGTAGTCAACGGGCAGCAGTTGAACATTTTTGGCAAAATAtttgtcaatgtaaatgttaacAATATACAGCATCTAGTTCATCTTATTGTTCTCGACGATATGCGCAGTTTCGTTCCGCTATTTGGTAGGAATTGGTTAGATCTTTTCTACCCAGGATGGAGAAATGTTTTTGGAAGCTCCGTAGCTGTTAACAAGTTGAACGACGATCAGCAATCATTCACCATGG GGTTTGAGGCGGATCTTGTCCTTAAAGAAGAGAGACCGGTGTTTCGAAAAGCCTACGAGGTGCCCTTCAAACTGAAGGATAAAGTCATTGAGCACTTGGAGTCTTTGGAAAGACAGAATATTATAACACCAATTCAG ATACAACATCAAGGCTCACAGAAATCAACTACGCATCATTCCATTACGACCAACGGGGACAAAAATTCATGTGCCGATTCAGCGAGAAAAACGATCCAGGAAAACAAGCGATTCGGATGA